The proteins below come from a single Streptomyces sp. MRC013 genomic window:
- a CDS encoding primosomal protein N' yields MSSGSGDREGRPGEGPEQLALIRESVRKAKAPRARPRTWRGAALAKELPVARVVVNKGVLHLDQFFDYAVPEELDAAARPGVRVRVRFGAGAHRVRDGRREGGRLIDGFLVERRADTDYPGPLAALADVVSPEPVLSPELLGLARAVADRYAGSLADVLQLAVPPRNARAEGRPSPEPLPPPPVPEAGTWTRYTHGEAFLGTLARGGAPRAVWTALPGPHWARELARAVGATLASGRGALVVAPDGRTAARVDAELTAVLGEGRHALLTAEAGPEQRYRRWLAVRRGSVRAVVGTRAAMFAPVRDLGLVAVWDDGDGSHSEPHAPQPHARDVLLLRAAHEGCGFLLGGTSCTVEAAQLIRSGWAHPLAAPRERVRAAAPLVRTVGDAELARDEAARAARLPSLAWRAVRDGLRSGPVLVQVPRRGYVPRLACERCRAPARCRHCAGPLEAPGQRELRCGWCGRGEPDWHCAECGSVRLRARVVGARRTAEELGRAFPAVPVRTSGRDHVLDSVPGRPALVVSTPGAEPVAEGGYAAALLLDGWALLARPDLRAGEEALRRWINAASLVRGQDEGGTVVVVAEPTLRPVQALVRWDPVGHARRELAERAELGFPPVSRMAAVAGRPGTVAGFLEAAGLPPEAEVLGPVPLRPAAPGGPRRPGDPPADEAWERALVRVPPGAGAALASALKKARAARPAGGGGPPVRVRMDPPDIG; encoded by the coding sequence GTGAGCAGCGGGAGCGGGGATCGGGAAGGGCGGCCGGGCGAGGGGCCGGAGCAGCTCGCGCTCATCCGCGAGTCCGTGCGGAAGGCGAAGGCTCCGAGGGCCAGGCCGCGGACGTGGCGGGGGGCCGCCCTGGCGAAGGAGCTGCCCGTCGCCCGGGTGGTCGTCAACAAGGGCGTGCTCCACCTCGACCAGTTCTTCGACTACGCGGTCCCCGAGGAGCTCGACGCCGCGGCCCGGCCCGGGGTGCGGGTGCGGGTGCGGTTCGGCGCGGGAGCCCACCGGGTGCGGGACGGGCGGCGCGAGGGCGGACGGCTCATCGACGGGTTCCTCGTCGAGCGGCGCGCCGACACGGACTACCCGGGGCCCCTGGCCGCGCTCGCCGACGTCGTGTCCCCCGAACCCGTCCTCAGCCCCGAACTGCTGGGACTGGCCCGGGCCGTCGCCGACCGGTACGCGGGCAGCCTCGCCGACGTCCTGCAGCTGGCCGTACCGCCCCGCAACGCCCGCGCGGAGGGCCGGCCGTCGCCCGAACCGCTGCCGCCGCCGCCCGTGCCCGAAGCCGGAACGTGGACGCGGTACACGCACGGCGAGGCGTTCCTGGGCACCCTCGCGCGAGGGGGCGCGCCGCGCGCGGTGTGGACCGCCCTGCCGGGCCCGCACTGGGCGCGGGAGCTGGCGCGGGCGGTGGGCGCGACGCTCGCCTCCGGACGCGGCGCCCTCGTCGTCGCGCCCGACGGGCGGACCGCCGCGCGCGTGGACGCCGAGCTGACGGCCGTCCTCGGGGAGGGGCGGCACGCGCTGCTGACCGCCGAGGCCGGTCCCGAGCAGCGGTACCGGCGGTGGCTGGCCGTGCGGCGCGGCTCGGTGCGCGCCGTCGTCGGGACGCGCGCCGCCATGTTCGCGCCCGTACGGGACCTGGGGCTGGTCGCCGTCTGGGACGACGGCGACGGCAGCCACAGCGAGCCGCACGCCCCGCAGCCGCACGCGCGCGACGTGCTGCTGCTGCGCGCCGCGCACGAGGGGTGCGGCTTCCTGCTGGGCGGCACGAGCTGCACGGTGGAGGCCGCCCAGCTCATCCGGAGCGGCTGGGCGCACCCCCTCGCGGCGCCGCGCGAGCGGGTGCGGGCCGCCGCGCCGCTCGTGCGGACCGTGGGGGACGCGGAGCTGGCGCGCGACGAGGCGGCGCGGGCCGCGCGGCTGCCGTCCCTCGCGTGGCGGGCCGTACGGGACGGGCTGAGGTCCGGGCCGGTGCTGGTGCAGGTGCCCCGGCGGGGCTACGTCCCCCGGCTGGCGTGCGAGCGCTGCCGCGCACCGGCCCGGTGCCGGCACTGCGCCGGACCCCTGGAGGCCCCCGGGCAGCGGGAGCTGAGGTGCGGCTGGTGCGGGCGCGGTGAACCGGACTGGCACTGCGCCGAGTGCGGCTCCGTCCGGCTGCGCGCACGCGTCGTCGGCGCCCGGCGCACGGCGGAGGAGCTGGGGCGGGCCTTCCCGGCCGTACCGGTACGCACCTCCGGGCGCGACCACGTCCTGGACTCGGTACCGGGCAGGCCCGCGCTGGTGGTGAGCACACCGGGCGCCGAACCGGTCGCCGAGGGCGGGTACGCGGCCGCGCTGCTGCTGGACGGCTGGGCCCTCCTGGCCCGGCCCGACCTGCGGGCCGGGGAGGAGGCGCTGCGCCGCTGGATCAACGCCGCGTCACTGGTGCGGGGCCAGGACGAGGGCGGCACGGTGGTCGTCGTCGCCGAGCCGACGCTGCGGCCCGTACAGGCGCTGGTGCGGTGGGACCCGGTGGGCCACGCCAGGCGGGAGCTGGCCGAGCGCGCGGAGCTGGGCTTCCCGCCGGTCTCCCGCATGGCCGCGGTGGCGGGCCGCCCGGGGACCGTCGCCGGGTTCCTGGAGGCGGCCGGGCTCCCGCCCGAAGCGGAGGTCCTGGGACCGGTGCCGCTCCGCCCCGCGGCCCCCGGCGGCCCCCGCCGCCCGGGCGACCCGCCCGCGGACGAGGCGTGGGAACGCGCCCTGGTGCGGGTCCCGCCCGGCGCCGGCGCGGCCCTGGCCTCCGCGCTCAAGAAGGCCCGGGCCGCGCGTCCGGCCGGGGGAGGCGGGCCGCCGGTCCGCGTCAGGATGGATCCCCCGGACATCGGCTGA
- a CDS encoding integration host factor yields MALPPLTPEQRAAALEKAAAARRERAEVKNRLKHSGASLHEVIKQGQENDVIGKMKVSALLESLPGVGKVRAKQIMERLGISESRRVRGLGSNQIASLEREFGGPKA; encoded by the coding sequence GTGGCTCTTCCGCCCCTTACCCCTGAACAGCGCGCAGCCGCGCTCGAAAAGGCCGCCGCGGCTCGCCGGGAGCGGGCCGAGGTCAAGAATCGACTCAAGCACTCCGGCGCCTCGCTCCACGAGGTCATCAAACAGGGCCAGGAGAACGACGTCATCGGCAAGATGAAGGTCTCCGCCCTCCTGGAGTCCCTGCCGGGCGTGGGCAAGGTCCGCGCCAAGCAGATCATGGAGCGGCTGGGCATCTCCGAGAGCCGCCGCGTCCGCGGGCTCGGCTCCAACCAGATCGCGTCCCTGGAGCGCGAATTCGGCGGCCCCAAGGCCTGA
- the fmt gene encoding methionyl-tRNA formyltransferase has product MKLVFAGTPEVAVPALDALLASGRHEVAAVVTRPDAPAGRGRRLVASPVAERAADAGVEVLKPGRPQDEEFLARLREIAPDCCPVVAYGALLPKAALDVPARGWVNLHFSLLPAWRGAAPVQHALMAGDEVTGASTFLIEEGLDSGPVYGVVTEEIRPTDTSGDLLTRLAFAGAGLLAATMDGIEDGMLEAVPQPVEGVTLAPKITVEDARVDWTAPALRVDRVVRGCTPAPGAWTLFRGERLKLVQAAPAPGRTDLAPGELSAGRHDVHVGTGSHAVELLWVQAQGKKPMRAADWARGVRIAPGERLGA; this is encoded by the coding sequence GTGAAGCTCGTCTTCGCAGGCACACCCGAGGTCGCCGTCCCCGCCCTGGACGCCCTGCTCGCCTCCGGCCGGCACGAGGTGGCCGCCGTCGTCACGCGGCCCGACGCCCCGGCCGGGCGGGGCCGGCGCCTGGTCGCGAGCCCCGTCGCGGAGCGGGCCGCCGACGCGGGCGTCGAGGTCCTCAAGCCCGGGAGGCCGCAGGACGAGGAGTTCCTCGCGCGGCTCCGCGAGATCGCGCCGGACTGCTGCCCCGTCGTCGCGTACGGCGCGCTGCTGCCGAAGGCGGCACTGGACGTCCCGGCCCGCGGCTGGGTGAACCTCCACTTCTCGCTGCTTCCCGCGTGGCGCGGCGCCGCACCCGTCCAGCACGCGCTGATGGCCGGGGACGAAGTGACCGGGGCGTCGACCTTCCTGATCGAGGAGGGCCTCGACTCGGGACCCGTCTACGGCGTCGTCACCGAGGAGATCCGCCCCACCGACACCAGCGGCGACCTGCTCACCAGGCTCGCCTTCGCGGGCGCCGGGCTGCTCGCGGCGACGATGGACGGCATCGAGGACGGCATGCTCGAGGCGGTGCCGCAGCCCGTGGAGGGCGTCACCCTCGCCCCGAAGATCACCGTCGAGGACGCCCGCGTCGACTGGACGGCGCCGGCGCTCCGCGTGGACCGGGTGGTGCGGGGCTGCACGCCCGCCCCCGGGGCGTGGACCCTCTTCCGCGGCGAGCGCCTGAAGCTCGTCCAGGCGGCGCCGGCGCCGGGCCGCACGGACCTGGCCCCGGGCGAGCTGTCGGCCGGCAGGCACGACGTGCACGTCGGCACCGGCTCCCACGCGGTGGAGTTGCTCTGGGTCCAGGCGCAGGGCAAGAAGCCCATGCGCGCGGCGGACTGGGCCCGGGGGGTCCGCATCGCGCCGGGCGAGCGCCTCGGGGCCTGA
- a CDS encoding sugar-binding domain-containing protein: MNGSEENAVSAMSAGRPALRMGPAELVQAAAMARRFYLEGKSKIQIAEEFGVSRFKVARVLETALERDLVRIEIRVPAELDAERSDALRARYGLRHAVVVESPAEGEEESPDPENLGEVAADLLGELVAEGDVLGLAWGRSTIHMAAALDRLPPCTVVQLTGVYDAGTAERGSVEAVRRAAQVSGGEAHPIYAPMLLPDPATAAALRDQTGVARAFEHFDKVTVAAVSIGSWEPGVSTVHDMLSDEERAHYASLGVAAEMSAHLFDASGRRVGRDLGERCITVEADRLRRVPEVVAIAGGSRKAAAIGAVLRSGLVTSLVTDTSAADYLLTESEPGPRPALERFDPDS; encoded by the coding sequence GTGAACGGCAGTGAGGAGAACGCGGTGTCTGCAATGTCGGCGGGACGTCCAGCCCTGCGGATGGGACCCGCGGAGCTGGTGCAGGCGGCGGCCATGGCCCGCCGCTTCTACCTCGAGGGGAAGTCCAAGATCCAGATCGCCGAGGAGTTCGGCGTCAGCCGCTTCAAGGTCGCCCGCGTCCTGGAGACGGCCCTGGAGCGGGACCTCGTGCGGATCGAGATCCGCGTGCCGGCGGAGCTGGACGCGGAGCGGTCCGACGCGCTCCGGGCACGCTACGGCCTGCGCCACGCCGTGGTCGTCGAGTCCCCCGCCGAAGGCGAGGAGGAGTCGCCCGACCCGGAGAACCTGGGCGAGGTCGCGGCCGACCTGCTCGGCGAACTGGTGGCCGAGGGCGACGTCCTCGGCCTGGCCTGGGGCCGGTCCACCATCCACATGGCCGCCGCCCTCGACCGGCTCCCGCCGTGCACGGTCGTCCAGCTGACCGGCGTGTACGACGCGGGGACCGCCGAGCGCGGCTCCGTCGAGGCCGTCCGCCGCGCCGCCCAGGTCTCCGGCGGCGAGGCGCACCCCATCTACGCGCCGATGCTGCTGCCCGACCCGGCCACCGCCGCCGCGCTGCGCGACCAGACCGGCGTCGCCCGCGCCTTCGAACACTTCGACAAGGTCACCGTCGCCGCGGTGTCCATCGGCTCGTGGGAGCCGGGGGTCTCCACCGTCCACGACATGCTCAGCGACGAGGAGCGCGCCCACTACGCCTCCCTCGGCGTCGCCGCCGAGATGTCCGCCCACCTCTTCGACGCCTCCGGCCGCCGCGTCGGACGCGACCTCGGGGAGCGGTGCATCACCGTGGAGGCCGACCGGCTGCGCCGCGTCCCGGAGGTCGTCGCCATCGCGGGCGGCTCCCGCAAGGCCGCGGCCATCGGCGCCGTACTCCGCTCCGGGCTGGTCACCAGCCTCGTCACCGACACGTCCGCCGCCGACTACCTGCTGACCGAGTCCGAGCCGGGACCGCGGCCCGCACTGGAGCGCTTCGACCCGGACAGCTGA
- the metK gene encoding methionine adenosyltransferase, whose translation MSRRLFTSESVTEGHPDKIADQISDAVLDALLREDPTSRVAVETLITTGLVHVAGEVTTKAYADIPTLVREKILEIGYDSSKKGFDGASCGVSVSIGAQSPDIAQGVDAAYERRVEGDEDELDAQGAGDQGLMFGYASDETPELMPLPIHLAHRLSRRLTEVRKNGTIPYLRPDGKTQVTVEYDGDKAVRLDTVVVSSQHASDIDLDSLLTPDIREFVVEHVLAGLLEDGIKLETKDYRLLVNPTGRFEIGGPMGDAGLTGRKIIIDTYGGMARHGGGAFSGKDPSKVDRSAAYAMRWVAKNVVAAGLASRCEVQVAYAIGKAEPVGLFVETFGTAKVDVERIESAIAEVFDLRPAAIIRDLDLLRPIYSQTAAYGHFGRELPDFTWERTDRVDALRRAAGL comes from the coding sequence GTGTCCCGTCGCCTGTTCACCTCGGAATCCGTGACCGAGGGTCACCCCGACAAGATCGCTGACCAGATCAGCGACGCCGTCCTCGACGCGCTGCTGCGGGAGGACCCCACTTCCCGCGTCGCCGTGGAGACGTTGATCACCACCGGTCTGGTGCACGTCGCCGGCGAGGTGACCACCAAGGCGTACGCCGACATCCCGACGCTGGTGCGCGAGAAGATCCTGGAGATCGGCTACGACTCCTCGAAGAAGGGCTTCGACGGGGCGTCCTGCGGGGTGTCGGTGTCGATCGGCGCGCAGTCCCCGGACATCGCCCAGGGCGTGGACGCTGCCTACGAGCGGCGTGTGGAAGGGGACGAGGACGAGCTGGACGCGCAGGGCGCCGGCGACCAGGGGCTGATGTTCGGCTACGCGTCGGACGAGACGCCGGAGCTGATGCCGCTGCCGATCCACCTGGCGCACCGGCTGTCCAGGCGGCTGACGGAGGTCCGCAAGAACGGCACGATCCCCTACCTGCGCCCGGACGGCAAGACGCAGGTGACCGTCGAGTACGACGGCGACAAGGCCGTGCGGCTGGACACGGTGGTGGTCTCCTCGCAGCACGCCAGTGACATCGACCTGGACTCGCTGCTGACCCCCGACATCCGCGAGTTCGTCGTCGAGCACGTGCTGGCGGGGCTGCTGGAGGACGGGATCAAGCTGGAGACCAAGGACTACCGCCTGCTGGTCAACCCCACGGGCCGGTTCGAGATCGGCGGGCCGATGGGTGACGCCGGGCTGACCGGCCGGAAGATCATCATCGACACCTACGGAGGCATGGCCCGCCACGGCGGCGGGGCGTTCTCGGGCAAGGACCCCTCCAAGGTCGACCGTTCGGCGGCCTACGCGATGCGCTGGGTCGCCAAGAACGTCGTCGCCGCCGGTCTGGCCTCCCGCTGCGAGGTGCAGGTGGCCTACGCCATCGGCAAGGCCGAGCCGGTGGGCCTGTTCGTGGAGACCTTCGGCACCGCCAAGGTGGACGTCGAGCGGATCGAGAGCGCCATCGCCGAGGTCTTCGACCTCCGTCCGGCGGCGATCATCCGCGACCTGGACCTGCTGCGTCCGATCTACTCGCAGACGGCCGCCTACGGCCACTTCGGCCGCGAGCTGCCCGACTTCACCTGGGAGCGCACCGACCGCGTCGACGCCCTCCGCAGGGCCGCGGGCCTGTAG
- the gmk gene encoding guanylate kinase: MAATSRGTTPEPPVVRPRLTVLSGPSGVGKSTVVAHMRKVHPEVWLSVSATTREPRPGEQDGVQYHFVTDDEFDKLVANGELLEWAEFAGNRYGTPRRAVADRLEAGEPVLLEIDLQGARLVRESMPDARLVFLAPPSWDELVRRLTGRGTESPEVIERRLAAARVELAAESEFDTTLVNTSVEDVARELLALMDVV, translated from the coding sequence ATGGCTGCAACATCCCGGGGGACGACCCCCGAGCCCCCGGTCGTACGTCCGCGGCTGACCGTGCTCTCCGGCCCCTCCGGGGTCGGCAAGAGCACGGTCGTCGCCCATATGCGCAAGGTCCACCCGGAGGTCTGGCTCTCGGTGTCGGCCACGACCCGCGAGCCGCGCCCCGGCGAGCAGGACGGCGTGCAGTACCACTTCGTCACGGACGACGAGTTCGACAAGCTCGTCGCCAACGGCGAGCTGCTGGAGTGGGCCGAGTTCGCAGGCAACCGCTACGGCACGCCGCGCCGGGCCGTAGCGGACCGGCTGGAGGCCGGTGAGCCCGTCCTCCTGGAGATCGACCTCCAGGGCGCCCGGCTGGTCCGCGAGTCCATGCCCGACGCCCGGCTGGTCTTCCTCGCCCCGCCGAGCTGGGACGAGCTGGTCCGGCGGCTCACCGGCCGCGGCACCGAGTCGCCCGAGGTGATCGAGCGGCGCCTGGCGGCGGCCAGGGTGGAGCTCGCCGCCGAGTCCGAGTTCGACACCACCCTGGTCAACACCTCCGTCGAGGACGTGGCGCGTGAGCTGCTAGCCTTGATGGACGTTGTCTGA
- the coaBC gene encoding bifunctional phosphopantothenoylcysteine decarboxylase/phosphopantothenate--cysteine ligase CoaBC, with product MPKPKVVLGVSGGIAAYKACELLRRLTESGHDVRVVPTASALHFVGAATWSALSGNPVSARVWDDVHEVPHVRIGQAADLVVVAPCTADTLARAAHGLADDLLTNTLLTARCPVVFAPAMHTEMWEHPATRENVATLRRRGAVVVEPAVGRLTGADTGKGRLPDPAEIFEVCRRVLARGAAGPDLAGRHVVVSAGGTREPLDPVRYLGNRSSGKQGYALARTAVARGARVTLVEANTGMPDPAGADVVHVGTAVQLREAVLEAAADADAVVMAAAVADFRPAVYAEGKIKKREGEEPAPVALVRNPDVLAELSAGRAHPGQVVVGFAAETDDVLANGRAKLRRKGCDLLVVNEVGEHRTFGSEENEAVVLGSDGTQTPVPHGPKEALADIVWDQVATRLPRG from the coding sequence GTGCCCAAGCCCAAGGTCGTCCTCGGAGTCAGCGGCGGCATCGCCGCCTACAAGGCGTGCGAGCTGCTGCGCCGGCTGACCGAGTCGGGCCATGACGTACGGGTCGTCCCGACCGCGTCCGCCCTCCACTTCGTCGGCGCCGCGACCTGGTCGGCGCTCTCCGGCAACCCGGTCTCCGCCCGGGTCTGGGACGACGTCCACGAGGTGCCGCACGTCCGCATCGGGCAGGCGGCCGACCTCGTCGTCGTCGCCCCCTGCACGGCCGACACGCTCGCCAGGGCCGCCCACGGCCTCGCGGACGACCTCCTGACCAACACGCTCCTCACCGCCCGCTGCCCGGTGGTCTTCGCCCCCGCCATGCACACCGAGATGTGGGAGCACCCGGCCACCCGGGAGAACGTCGCCACGCTGCGCCGCCGCGGCGCCGTGGTCGTCGAGCCCGCCGTCGGCCGCCTCACCGGCGCCGACACCGGCAAGGGCCGGCTCCCCGACCCGGCCGAGATCTTCGAGGTCTGCCGGCGGGTCCTCGCCCGCGGCGCCGCCGGACCCGACCTCGCGGGCCGCCACGTCGTGGTCAGCGCCGGCGGCACCCGCGAGCCGCTCGACCCCGTCCGGTACCTGGGGAACCGCTCCTCCGGCAAGCAGGGCTACGCCCTCGCCCGCACCGCCGTCGCCCGCGGCGCCCGCGTCACCCTCGTCGAGGCCAACACCGGCATGCCCGACCCGGCCGGCGCCGACGTCGTCCACGTGGGGACGGCCGTCCAGCTGCGCGAGGCCGTCTTGGAGGCCGCCGCGGACGCCGACGCCGTCGTCATGGCCGCGGCCGTCGCCGACTTCCGCCCCGCCGTGTACGCCGAAGGCAAGATCAAGAAGCGGGAGGGCGAGGAGCCCGCACCCGTCGCCCTCGTCCGCAACCCGGACGTCCTCGCGGAGCTCTCCGCGGGCCGCGCCCACCCCGGCCAGGTCGTCGTCGGCTTCGCGGCCGAGACCGACGACGTCCTCGCGAACGGCCGGGCCAAACTCCGCCGCAAGGGCTGCGACCTGCTCGTCGTCAACGAGGTGGGGGAGCACAGGACCTTCGGCTCCGAGGAGAACGAGGCCGTCGTCCTCGGCTCCGACGGCACGCAGACGCCCGTCCCCCACGGGCCCAAGGAGGCCCTCGCGGACATCGTGTGGGACCAGGTGGCGACCCGGCTGCCACGAGGGTGA
- the rpoZ gene encoding DNA-directed RNA polymerase subunit omega, translated as MSSSITAPEGIINPPIDELLEATDSKYSLVIYAAKRARQINAYYSQLGEGLLEYVGPLVDTHVHEKPLSIALREINAGLLTSEAVEGPA; from the coding sequence GTGTCCTCTTCCATCACCGCGCCCGAGGGCATCATCAACCCGCCGATCGACGAGCTGCTCGAGGCCACGGACTCGAAGTACAGCCTCGTGATCTACGCGGCCAAGCGCGCGCGGCAGATCAACGCGTACTACTCGCAGCTCGGTGAGGGCCTGCTCGAGTACGTCGGTCCGCTGGTGGACACCCACGTCCACGAGAAGCCGCTCTCGATCGCCCTGCGGGAGATCAACGCGGGCCTGCTGACCTCCGAGGCCGTCGAGGGCCCGGCGTAG
- the pyrF gene encoding orotidine-5'-phosphate decarboxylase has product MTPAPFGARLREAMDTRGPLCVGIDPHASLLSAWGLADDVRGLEAFTRTVVDALAGTVAVFKPQSAFFERFGSRGVAVLERAVADLRDAGALVVMDAKRGDIGSTMAAYAEAFLREGSPLFSDALTVSPYLGYGSLRPAVDLARESGAGLFVLALTSNPEGAEVQRAVRGDGRSVGATVLAHLAAENAGRTPMGSFGAVVGATLGDLSSFDLDVNGPLLAPGIGAQGATPADLPAVFGAAVRNVVPHVSRGVLRHGPDAAALRSAAERYADEVRIAVGG; this is encoded by the coding sequence GTGACCCCCGCACCCTTCGGCGCCCGCCTCCGCGAGGCCATGGACACCCGCGGCCCGCTCTGCGTCGGCATCGACCCGCACGCCTCCCTGCTCTCCGCCTGGGGCCTCGCCGACGACGTCCGCGGCCTGGAGGCCTTCACCCGCACCGTGGTGGACGCGCTGGCCGGCACCGTCGCCGTCTTCAAGCCGCAGAGCGCCTTCTTCGAGCGGTTCGGCTCGCGCGGCGTCGCGGTCCTGGAGAGGGCCGTCGCCGACCTGCGGGACGCCGGCGCCCTGGTCGTCATGGACGCCAAGCGCGGCGACATCGGCTCCACCATGGCCGCGTACGCGGAGGCGTTCCTGCGCGAGGGGTCGCCGCTGTTCTCGGACGCACTGACCGTCTCCCCGTACCTGGGCTACGGCTCCCTGAGGCCCGCCGTCGACCTGGCGCGCGAGAGCGGCGCCGGCCTGTTCGTCCTCGCCCTGACCTCCAACCCGGAGGGCGCCGAGGTCCAGCGGGCCGTGCGCGGGGACGGGCGGAGCGTCGGGGCGACCGTGCTGGCGCACCTCGCCGCGGAGAACGCGGGACGGACCCCCATGGGCTCCTTCGGCGCGGTGGTCGGCGCCACCCTCGGCGACCTGTCCTCCTTCGACCTGGACGTCAACGGCCCCCTCCTGGCCCCGGGCATCGGCGCGCAGGGCGCCACCCCGGCCGACCTGCCGGCCGTCTTCGGCGCCGCCGTGCGCAACGTCGTCCCCCACGTCAGCCGCGGCGTCCTGCGGCACGGCCCGGATGCGGCGGCCCTCAGGAGCGCGGCGGAGCGGTACGCGGACGAGGTGCGGATCGCCGTCGGCGGCTGA
- a CDS encoding transcription antitermination factor NusB, whose protein sequence is MSEQGRRRPSKPYRRPRKDPVRVLAFEALRAVDERDAYANLVLPPLLKKAREQDGFEARDAALATELVYGTLRRQGTYDAIVAACVDRPLREVDPPVLDVLALGAHQLLGTRIPAHAAVSASVELARVVLGDGRARFVNAVLRRVARRDLDGWLQEVAPPYDEDPEDHLAVVHSHPRWIVSALWDALGGGRAGIEDLLEADNERPEVTLVARPGRATRAELLDALGEEAGRAGRWSPYAVRLAEGGEPGALDAVREGRAGVQDEGSQLVALALAEAPLDGPDARWLDGCAGPGGKAALLGALAARRGAALLAAEKQPHRARLVQRALAGNPGPYEVVTADGTRPPWRPGSFDRVLVDVPCSGLGALRRRPEARWRRRPEDLDGFAPLQRSLLAEALQAVRVGGVVGYATCSPHLAETRVVVEDVLKGRGGVRAATAEWIDARPLMPGVPALGDGPDVQLWPHLHGTDAMYLALLRRTA, encoded by the coding sequence TTGAGCGAGCAAGGCCGTCGCCGTCCCTCCAAGCCGTACCGGCGCCCCCGGAAGGACCCGGTGCGCGTCCTGGCCTTCGAGGCGCTGCGCGCCGTGGACGAGCGGGACGCGTACGCGAACCTCGTACTGCCGCCGCTGCTGAAGAAGGCCCGCGAGCAGGACGGCTTCGAGGCGCGGGACGCCGCGCTCGCGACGGAACTCGTCTACGGCACGCTGCGCCGGCAGGGCACCTACGACGCGATCGTCGCCGCCTGCGTCGACCGGCCGCTGCGCGAGGTCGACCCGCCGGTGCTGGACGTGCTGGCGCTCGGCGCCCACCAGCTGCTGGGCACGCGCATCCCGGCGCACGCCGCCGTGTCCGCGAGCGTCGAGCTGGCGCGAGTCGTCCTGGGCGACGGGCGGGCCAGGTTCGTCAACGCCGTCCTGCGCCGCGTCGCCCGGCGGGACCTGGACGGCTGGCTGCAGGAGGTCGCGCCGCCCTACGACGAGGACCCCGAGGACCACCTGGCCGTCGTGCACTCGCACCCCCGCTGGATCGTCTCCGCCCTGTGGGACGCCCTCGGCGGCGGCCGCGCCGGCATCGAGGACCTGCTGGAGGCCGACAACGAGCGCCCCGAGGTGACCCTCGTCGCCCGGCCCGGCCGCGCCACCCGGGCCGAGCTGCTGGACGCGCTGGGCGAGGAGGCCGGGCGGGCCGGGCGCTGGTCGCCGTATGCCGTGCGGCTCGCCGAGGGCGGGGAGCCGGGAGCCCTCGACGCCGTGCGGGAGGGCCGCGCCGGCGTCCAGGACGAGGGCAGCCAGCTCGTCGCCCTCGCCCTGGCCGAGGCTCCGCTCGACGGCCCCGACGCGCGCTGGCTCGACGGCTGCGCCGGCCCCGGCGGCAAGGCCGCCCTGCTGGGGGCGCTGGCGGCCCGGCGCGGTGCCGCCCTGCTCGCCGCCGAGAAGCAGCCCCACCGCGCCCGCCTGGTCCAGCGCGCCCTCGCCGGGAACCCCGGCCCGTACGAGGTCGTCACCGCCGACGGCACCCGCCCGCCGTGGCGCCCCGGCTCGTTCGACCGGGTCCTCGTCGACGTGCCCTGCTCCGGCCTCGGCGCCCTGCGGCGGCGCCCCGAGGCGCGCTGGCGCCGCCGCCCCGAGGACCTGGACGGCTTCGCCCCGCTCCAGCGCTCCCTGCTCGCCGAGGCGCTGCAGGCCGTGCGGGTCGGCGGCGTCGTCGGGTACGCGACCTGCTCGCCCCATCTCGCCGAGACCCGGGTCGTCGTGGAGGACGTGCTCAAGGGGCGCGGGGGAGTGCGGGCCGCGACCGCCGAGTGGATCGACGCCCGCCCCCTGATGCCCGGGGTCCCCGCACTCGGGGACGGCCCGGACGTCCAGCTCTGGCCCCACCTGCACGGCACCGACGCGATGTACCTGGCGCTGCTCCGCCGCACCGCCTGA